GCCCTCGACAGGGCCGGCCTGGTGCGGCGCGTGCACGGCGGGGCCGTGCCGGCGCGGACGCTGCACCTCGTGGAGTCCGGCGTAAGCGAACGCGACAGCACCCGCGCCGACCAGAAGGATGCCATCGCCGCGGGCGCCGCCGAGTTCTTCCCGCCCGCGGGATCGAGTGTGCTGCTGGACGCCGGGACGACGACGGCACGTGTGGCCGCCCACCTACCGACCGATCGTGAGCTCACGGTCGTCACCAACTCGGTGCCGATCGCCGGCCGTGTGGCCGCGATGCCGAACGTTACGCTGCAACTACTGGGCGGACGCGTCCGCGGCCTCACACAGGCAGCGGTCGGCGAGCAGGCGCTGCGTGTGCTCGACGCCCTCCGCGTGGACATCGCGTTCATCGGCACCAACGCCATCAGCCTGCGCCACGGGCTGTCCACCCCCGACACCGACGAGGCGGCCGTGAAACGGGCCATGGTCAGTGCCGCCAATTACGTTGTCGTCGTGGCTGATTCTTCCAAGATGGGCCAGGAGGATCTCATTCGGTTTGCGCCGATCGACAGCGTCGACACCCTCATCACCGACGACGAGATCGACCCCGCCGACCGCGACGGGCTCACCGAGCAGGGCGTCGAGGTCGTGATCGCATGATCGTCACCGTCACCCTCAATCCGAGCATCGACCGTACGGTGACGCTCGCCGCGCCGCTCACCCGCGGCGCCGTGCAACGCGTCGATTCGGTGAGCGTCGAGGCCGGCGGCAAAGGCATCAACGTCGCCAAGGCACTCACCCTGGCCGGTGTGAGTGCCTTGGCCGTCCTGCCCGCCGCGGCCGACGATCCCCTTGTGGACGCACTGCGGTCCAGCGGTGTGCCGTTCACGGCCATCCCGATCACCGAACCGGTCCGCACGAACATCGCCGTGACCGAAACCGACGGCACGACAACGAAACTCAACGAACGCGGTGCCGCTCTCGACGCTGCGGCACTGGACGCGCTCACCCGCTGCGTACTGGACAAGGCGCAGCACGCGTCGTGGGTGGTGCTGTCCGGGTCGTTGCCGCCGGGCGTGCCGCCGGACTGGTACGCCGAGATCGTCGCGGCGTTGGCCGCACAACCGTGCCGCGTCGCCGTCGACACATCCGAGGCGCCGCTGACCGCACTGGCAGCGGCATTCGGCACCGCACGCCCCGATCTGATGAAACCCAACATCGAGGAACTCGCCGGCATCTCCGGCGTCGCCGGCCTGGAAGCATCCGTCGACCGTGGTGACCTCTCCCTTGTCGCAGCGGCGGCAGGCAAGCTCGTCGAACAGGGCGTCGGCGCGGTGCTGGCGACGCTCGGCGCCGCCGGTGCGGTACTGGTGAACGACACCGGTGCCTGGTTCGCCGCCCCACCCCCCATCACCGCGCGCAGTACCGTCGGCGCCGGGGACGCGTCGCTCGCCGGCTATCT
This genomic window from Mycolicibacterium goodii contains:
- a CDS encoding DeoR/GlpR family DNA-binding transcription regulator, with translation MYAEERQQAIAALVLSRGRASVAELAQAYDVTTETVRRDLAALDRAGLVRRVHGGAVPARTLHLVESGVSERDSTRADQKDAIAAGAAEFFPPAGSSVLLDAGTTTARVAAHLPTDRELTVVTNSVPIAGRVAAMPNVTLQLLGGRVRGLTQAAVGEQALRVLDALRVDIAFIGTNAISLRHGLSTPDTDEAAVKRAMVSAANYVVVVADSSKMGQEDLIRFAPIDSVDTLITDDEIDPADRDGLTEQGVEVVIA
- a CDS encoding 1-phosphofructokinase family hexose kinase, yielding MIVTVTLNPSIDRTVTLAAPLTRGAVQRVDSVSVEAGGKGINVAKALTLAGVSALAVLPAAADDPLVDALRSSGVPFTAIPITEPVRTNIAVTETDGTTTKLNERGAALDAAALDALTRCVLDKAQHASWVVLSGSLPPGVPPDWYAEIVAALAAQPCRVAVDTSEAPLTALAAAFGTARPDLMKPNIEELAGISGVAGLEASVDRGDLSLVAAAAGKLVEQGVGAVLATLGAAGAVLVNDTGAWFAAPPPITARSTVGAGDASLAGYLRAAVGGAEPPRRLRMAVGYGSAAAALPGSALPSPAQLDLDAVGVAPLVTTNREVLQ